In a single window of the Chionomys nivalis chromosome 11, mChiNiv1.1, whole genome shotgun sequence genome:
- the LOC130884335 gene encoding selection and upkeep of intraepithelial T-cells protein 10-like, translating into MEPAASCLLGFLLAFLLLQFTVPAQAMSSDIQISIQVPDAESVLVECTSGNLIPPAEITWRDSKGKVIPPSSKFDSQDRAGLLYLKSNILLKNRTQGPITCSIYNVTTNQEKKRSIFLPDVLFKPGYMSLMSKRPPCPVTYLIIILVLHCLRGILVFGSFVWKKYKSTEGKVIQVIFFRLITCCTLVCECLLSALYIGFLPLYLTFRSQASILDDAYPLYSNWLWDVCIILVVMMIFFTGLILLLLYTLKSK; encoded by the exons ATGGAGCCTGCAGCTTCCTGTTTATTGGGATTCCTTTTGGCCTTTCTTCTCTTACAGTTCACAGTACCTGCCCAAG cAATGAGCTCCGATATACAAATTAGCATTCAGGTTCCAGATGCAGAAAGTGTACTGGTGGAGTGTACTTCAGGAAATTTGATCCCACCTGCTGAGATTACATGGAGAGACAGCAAGGGGAAAGTAATTCCACCCTCGTCAAAATTTGATTCTCAGGATAGAGCTGGATTATTGTACTTGAAGAGCAATATTCTTCTAAAAAACAGAACACAAGGTCCTATTACTTGTTCTATTTACAATGTAACTACTAatcaggagaaaaagagaagtatTTTCCTCCCAG ATGTCCTATTCAAACCAGGATATATGTCATTGATGTCAAAAAGACCTCCATGCCCTGTAACATATTTGATCATTATATTAGTTCTTCATTGTCTCAGAGGCATACttgtttttggttcttttgtATGGAAAAAATATAAATCTACAGAAGGTAAAGT CATCCAAGTTATATTTTTCAGGCTGATTACATGCTGCACA CTTGTCTGTGAATGTCTACTTTCAGCTTTGTATATtggcttccttcctctctacTTGACATTCAGGAGCCAAG cTTCTATTTTGGACGATGCATACCCATTGTATAGTAATTGGCTGTGGGATGTATGCATAATCTTGGTTGTGATGATGATATTTTTCACTGGACTCATTTTGCTTCTACTTTATACCCTAAAGAGTAAGTGA